A genomic stretch from Engraulis encrasicolus isolate BLACKSEA-1 chromosome 10, IST_EnEncr_1.0, whole genome shotgun sequence includes:
- the dffa gene encoding DNA fragmentation factor subunit alpha — translation MADLKACKVCNFSRQKSFGVVVSSLHQLKEKGGESLGFPPETAVSVVLEDDGTIVADDSYFLCLPANTKFMLLHDKEAWGPTKRIDGGTAWLSRESILLESDDVDGMFSGTDSWQSLAAQLKQDLASIIQLSDAELQMLVDVPCDQLAPALGFPQKKAQALQDTLQSVLDRREESRQSKELLQLYLKTVQGEQQAASQLVEADSIDMDETDGLEVDPHSGFCSRTLMVLKGKTSPETRLSNQELQMVVSHGASSMQQVLGLDADRTAALVQACQTELEDRLQKVQTLRSLSTQSQEAGDASTTSTSTTTTTTEDADQTEAKRSK, via the exons ATGGCAGACTTAAAAGCGTGTAAAGTATGTAACTTCAGCCGTCAAAAGTCTTTCGGAGTTGTGGTGTCTTCTTTGCATCAACTGAAAGAGAAAG GAGGGGAATCTTTGGGATTTCCACCAGAGACGGCAGTGTCTGTGGTGCTTGAGGACGATGGCACCATTGTGGCAGATGATTCCTATTTCCTGTGCTTGCCCGCCAACACTAAGTTCATGCTGTTGCATGATAAAGAGGCCTGGGGCCCCACAAAGAGAA TCGATGGTGGAACCGCTTGGTTAAGTAGAGAGTCCATTCTTCTGGAGTCGGATGACGTGGATGGAATGTTCAGTGGAACCGACTCCTGGCAGAGTTTGGCTGCCCAGCTGAAGCAGGACCTCGCTAGCATCATTCAGCTGTCGGATGCAGAGCTCCAG ATGCTGGTGGATGTGCCATGTGACCAGCTGGCCCCAGCCCTGGGCTTCCCCCAGAAGAAGGCTCAGGCTCTGCAGGACACACTGCAGAGCGTGCTGGACCGGCGTGAGGAGAGCAGGCAGTCCAAAGAGTTGCTGCAGCTTTACCTCAAGACCGTGCAGGGAGAGCAGCAGGCGGCCAGTCAGCTGGTTGAAG CTGATTCGATAGATATGGATGAGACCGACGGGCTGGAGGTGGATCCACACTCAGGGTTTTGCTCCAGGACTCTGATGGTCTTAAAGGGCAAAACGAGCCCAGAGACAAGGCTATCCAATCAGGAACTACAG atgGTGGTGAGCCATGGGGCCAGCTCTATGCAGCAGGTGCTAGGCTTGGACGCGGACAGGACGGCCGCCCTGGTGCAGGCCTGCCAGACCGAGCTTGAGGATCGTCTCCAGAAGGTGCAGACCCTCCGGTCCCTCAGCACACAGTCCCAAGAGGCAGGCGATGCCtccactacctccacctccaccaccactaccaccacagagGATGCGGACCAGACAGAGGCCAAACGCAGCAAATAG
- the masp2 gene encoding mannan-binding lectin serine protease 2, whose product MYSVVLTVLSVLPLGLTVEFRDLYGTFSSPGFPSVYPNNLLTVWNITVAEGLRIKLYFSEFNLEASAGCEYDYVQIFSEGSDPVRFCGGDNEELMDARNQYKPKNTVLYSATNTMSVVFKSDFSNEAEFHGFQAIYTTEDIDECLSPVDGKPACDHYCNNYVGGYFCSCRMGYQLHPDQRTCNVECAGQVFTKRSGELTSPDFPNFYPHLSQCDYTITLPEGFTITLDFQEPFDVETHPETRCPYDILKITAGSRKYGPFCGATAPAKIETRSHEVHVVFTSDDSGRHRGWKIKYTSTAMPCPNPVIPTHGHILPLQPNYIFTDSFILQCESGYEIKLGTEYPPSYRAECQKDGTWSVDMPICTPIDCGTPTEIVNGVRNYSDTTFKAVTKYTCNAPFYKMANGRDEILTCDHTGTWRGQSDDNKPPECTPICGKPKHVSLGRIIGGEKVAKKEIPWQVLVSHGGSMKGGAAIIDDRWILTAAHVMHGYGWASNVEVKMGMVRRVDKEAVKGIVEEVFIHPDYVHNEVNYNNDIALIKIKRVPINELVMPICLPGRDERYNLKTDDMGKVSGWGHKNHNPVPTVNLQSVSLPVVDYGVCKAAYDKVIEKKLTVTENMICAGYADGGKDSCQGDSGGGFAFHDAVTQSWFVGGVVSWGHGCAQAGFYGVYTKVSNYLSWIEDIMAKNV is encoded by the exons ATGTATAG TGTTGTACTGACTGTCCTCAGCGTCCTTCCACTGGGCCTGACGGTGGAATTCCGTGACCTGTACGGTACCTTCTCCTCCCCCGGCTTTCCGAGTGTCTACCCTAACAACCTCCTGACAGTGTGGAACATCACTGTTGCAGAGGGCCTCAGGATAAAGCTCTACTTTTCTGAATTCAACCTGGAAGCTTCAGCCGGGTGTGAATATGACTACGTGCAG ATCTTTTCAGAAGGCAGCGACCCTGTGCGCTTCTGTGGTGGGGACAACGAAGAGCTCATGGACGCAAGGAACCAATACAAACCAAAGAACACAGTACTGTACTCAGCCACGAACACCATGTCAGTTGTTTTCAAATCTGACTTCTCCAACGAGGCAGAATTCCATGGCTTCCAAGCCATTTACACCACTGAAG ACATTGATGAGTGCTTGAGCCCAGTGGATGGAAAGCCGGCGTGCGATCATTACTGCAACAATTATGTGGGGGGCTATTTCTGCTCCTGTAGGATGGGATACCAACTCCATCCAGACCAGAGGACCTGCAATG TGGAGTGTGCTGGACAGGTATTCACAAAGAGGTCAGGAGAGTTGACCAGTCCAGACTTCCCTAACTTCTACCCCCATCTCAGCCAGTGTGACTACACCATAACCCTGCCAGAGGGGTTCACCATTACTCTGGACTTCCAGGAGCCCTTCGATGTGGAGACGCACCCAGAGACGCGGTGTCCATATGACATCTTAAAG atcacaGCAGGTTCACGGAAGTATGGCCCGTTCTGTGGAGCCACAGCACCTGCTAAGATCGAGACTCGGAGCCATGAGGTGCATGTGGTCTTCACCTCAGATGATTCTGGAAGACACAGAGGATGGAAGATCAAATACACCAGCACAG CCATGCCATGCCCAAACCCGGTGATCCCTACCCATGGACACATTCTCCCTCTGCAGCCTAACTACATCTTCACAGACTCCTTCATCCTGCAGTGTGAGTCTGGCTATGAAATAAAGCTG GGGACAGAGTATCCGCCATCCTACCGAGCAGAGTGCCAGAAAGATGGCACCTGGAGCGTTGATATGCCCATCTGTACAC CTATTGACTGTGGCACGCCCACTGAAATAGTCAACGGAGTGCGCAATTACAGTGACACCACATTCAAGGCTGTAACAAAGTACACATGCAACGCACCATTCTATAAGATGGCAAATGGAAGGGATG AAATCCTCACATGTGACCACACAGGTACCTGGAGAGGCCAATCAGATGACAATAAACCTCCTGAGTGTACACCCA TTTGTGGCAAGCCAAAGCATGTTTCTCTGGGGAGGATCATTGGGGGTGAGAAGGTGGCAAAGAAGGAGATCCCTTGGCAGGTCCTGGTGTCCCATGGCGGCAGCATGAAGGGGGGAGCGGCAATCATTGACGACCGATGGATTCTGACAGCCGCCCACGTCATGCACGGGTACGGTTGGGCGTCCAACGTCGAGGTGAAGATGGGCATGGTGAGACGCGTTGACAAAGAAGCTGTGAAGGGCATCGTGGAGGAGGTCTTCATTCATCCAGACTATGTCCATAACGAGGTGAACTACAACAACGACATAGCCCTGATCAAAATCAAGAGGGTACCCATCAACGAGCTGGTCATGCCCATCTGTCTGCCTGGTAGGGATGAGCGGTACAACCTGAAGACTGACGACATGGGTAAGGTGTCTGGTTGGGGACATAAAAATCACAACCCCGTGCCAACCGTAAACCTTCAATCCGTCAGCTTGCCTGTGGTGGACTATGGGGTCTGCAAAGCTGCGTATGACAAAGTTATAGAGAAGAAGCTAACCGTGACTGAGAACATGATATGTGCTGGTTATGCTGACGGTGGTAAGGATTCCTGCCAGGGGGACAGTGGGGGAGGTTTTGCTTTTCATGATGCTGTCACCCAGAGTTGGtttgtgggtggtgtggtgtcatGGGGACATGGTTGTGCTCAGGCTGGCTTCTATGGGGTCTACACCAAAGTTAGTAATTACCTCTCCTGGATTGAGGACATCATGGCTAAAAATGTTTAA